The following coding sequences are from one Paenibacillus sp. JDR-2 window:
- a CDS encoding extracellular solute-binding protein — MKQSRKGRKTASTLLTATLVGTMLLSACSSNGGNEKANESTGGDKASSGKASTLKVEVFDRGNSPAGSTITNNYLTKFVQDKFGTPNNINVQFVPIPRSEEVQKLNVLMASGSDVPDIVFTYDSGTFYRYAQQGGLTDLGELLDQYGPNLKKFLGDETLAYGQYNGKQFAFPAKRSHLGKYSSFIRQDWLDKLNLPVPTTTDELYNTLKAFKEKDPGQTGGKVIPLGMALAPAQFEPLIWSFIQPVTEEQRYTLTQQLGSNDYPVLLPGFKDALQFMNKLYNEGLMSADFSLDEDKKKLGEDAAKGLIGFYSEDDMNPFYADGTYATLQKNIPDAKLSAIDVYTNSEGKHPKPEYAPIGMYLMIPKSSKNAVEAVKYLDWMASEGNLFDMQNGVEGENYTLQNGVPIVKTDASDDVKNRIYNWGDMAIISNGKQLGDADKNVEAYVYGMPEVYQDETRKALSISRSDTIKPVLFDHPIEAQAKYGTALRDKLNEIIVKTTMAKPDQFESTYNSVMKDYMANGGQAILDERTKAYEAMK; from the coding sequence ATGAAGCAAAGCAGAAAAGGTAGAAAGACAGCCAGCACTCTATTAACGGCTACGCTCGTAGGCACGATGCTGCTCAGCGCATGCAGCAGTAACGGCGGCAACGAGAAAGCCAATGAATCAACCGGAGGCGACAAGGCTTCCAGCGGCAAAGCTTCCACGCTTAAGGTTGAAGTATTCGACCGCGGCAATTCTCCTGCAGGCTCTACGATTACGAACAACTACTTGACGAAGTTTGTGCAGGACAAATTCGGTACTCCAAACAACATCAATGTACAATTCGTACCGATTCCACGCTCGGAAGAGGTTCAGAAGCTGAACGTTCTGATGGCTAGCGGCAGCGACGTTCCGGATATCGTGTTTACGTATGATTCGGGAACGTTCTACCGTTACGCGCAGCAAGGCGGCCTGACGGATCTGGGCGAACTGCTTGATCAATACGGTCCTAACCTGAAGAAATTCCTTGGCGATGAAACGCTTGCTTACGGCCAATACAACGGCAAGCAATTCGCGTTCCCGGCCAAACGCTCGCATCTTGGCAAATACTCGTCGTTTATCCGCCAGGATTGGCTCGACAAGCTGAATCTCCCGGTTCCGACAACAACAGATGAACTTTACAACACCTTGAAAGCGTTTAAGGAAAAAGATCCGGGTCAAACCGGCGGCAAGGTCATTCCGCTTGGCATGGCGCTTGCACCGGCCCAATTCGAGCCATTGATCTGGTCCTTTATCCAGCCAGTGACGGAGGAACAAAGATACACCTTAACGCAACAGCTTGGTTCTAATGATTATCCGGTGCTGCTGCCAGGCTTCAAGGATGCCCTGCAGTTCATGAACAAGCTCTACAACGAAGGTCTTATGAGCGCTGATTTCAGTCTGGACGAGGATAAGAAGAAGCTCGGAGAGGATGCGGCAAAAGGTTTAATCGGTTTCTACAGCGAGGATGACATGAATCCTTTCTATGCGGACGGCACGTACGCAACGCTCCAGAAAAATATTCCTGATGCAAAGCTGTCGGCAATTGATGTCTACACCAACTCGGAAGGCAAGCATCCGAAACCGGAATATGCGCCAATCGGCATGTATTTAATGATTCCTAAGAGCAGCAAGAATGCAGTAGAAGCAGTTAAGTATCTGGACTGGATGGCTTCGGAGGGCAACCTGTTTGACATGCAGAATGGCGTCGAAGGCGAGAATTATACTCTTCAGAACGGCGTTCCCATTGTAAAGACAGATGCATCGGATGATGTGAAAAACCGCATTTACAACTGGGGAGATATGGCGATTATCTCGAACGGGAAGCAACTCGGCGATGCGGACAAGAACGTAGAGGCTTACGTATACGGTATGCCTGAGGTTTACCAGGATGAGACGCGCAAAGCGCTCAGCATCTCAAGATCCGACACCATCAAGCCTGTTCTGTTCGACCATCCGATTGAAGCGCAGGCGAAATACGGCACGGCTTTACGCGATAAGCTCAATGAAATCATTGTAAAGACAACAATGGCGAAACCGGACCAATTCGAGAGTACTTATAATTCCGTGATGAAGGATTATATGGCAAACGGCGGTCAAGCGATTTTGGATGAACGCACAAAAGCTTACGAGGCAATGAAATAG
- a CDS encoding ABC transporter permease gives MKGLSYLRRYWQLYALLILPVSYFVIFKYGPMYGILIAFKDFNFFQGINGSEWIGLDGFREVFAMPDFYKVLRNTLMLNFLDLIVSFPAPLFLAIMLYELKIGWFKKLSQTILYIPHFISWVIIGGIVLQVFGTQSGMINNIITSLGFDAIPFLTDKKDWLVTYLAVGVWQSAGWGTIIYLAALTGINRELFEAADVDGAGRLRKIWNITLPSLKPTIVTLLIINLGHMIAIGFERPYIIGNTAVRDYADVLSTFVYRIGIESGQYTIATVVGLFQALVGLVFVLGANYASKKLADTSIL, from the coding sequence TTGAAAGGACTCTCGTATTTACGCAGATATTGGCAATTATATGCTCTACTGATTCTACCGGTAAGTTACTTTGTTATTTTCAAATACGGTCCGATGTACGGTATTCTGATCGCGTTTAAAGACTTCAATTTCTTCCAGGGCATTAACGGCAGCGAATGGATCGGCTTAGACGGATTCAGGGAAGTGTTCGCGATGCCGGACTTTTACAAGGTTTTGCGCAATACGCTGATGCTTAATTTCTTGGACCTCATTGTATCGTTCCCGGCTCCACTCTTTCTGGCCATAATGCTCTATGAGCTGAAAATAGGTTGGTTCAAAAAGCTGTCGCAAACGATTTTGTATATTCCGCATTTTATTTCCTGGGTCATAATCGGCGGTATCGTGCTGCAGGTATTTGGCACGCAGTCCGGCATGATCAACAACATTATTACGTCGCTTGGTTTTGATGCCATTCCGTTTCTGACGGATAAGAAGGATTGGCTTGTTACTTACTTGGCCGTTGGCGTCTGGCAAAGTGCCGGATGGGGCACGATTATTTACCTGGCTGCTCTTACGGGTATTAACAGGGAATTGTTCGAAGCAGCAGACGTGGACGGCGCGGGCCGTCTGAGAAAGATCTGGAACATTACGCTTCCATCGCTGAAACCCACGATCGTCACTCTCCTGATTATCAACCTGGGGCATATGATTGCGATCGGATTTGAACGTCCTTACATTATCGGCAATACCGCCGTTCGGGATTATGCGGATGTGCTCAGCACCTTCGTGTACCGTATCGGCATTGAATCCGGACAATATACGATTGCTACCGTAGTTGGTTTATTCCAGGCTCTTGTTGGACTCGTCTTCGTGCTTGGCGCGAACTATGCCTCCAAAAAATTGGCGGATACAAGTATTCTGTAA
- a CDS encoding carbohydrate ABC transporter permease: MRDRNASRSFDVINTLAILLFVLICLAPFIHIIAISLSSSRAIMSGDVSIYPVEINWGAYKQVVTDMSMIRSLGFTILLTVLFTVLCMVMSIAAAYPLAKTKLKGRKVVMFIIIITMFFSGGIIPEYMLVRNLHLLDSIWALVLPGLISPFYLIILITFIQNIPDSLEESAEIDGSSYFRTLMSIIVPLSMPVIATLSLFYAVGRWNGFTDTLMYITSPELYPLQLKLYQLVQNNMVTDLIAAEGASGRQMLQPESLKAASVIFATVPILIVYPWLQRYFVNGVMLGAVKG, from the coding sequence ATGAGAGATCGAAACGCCAGCCGGTCATTTGACGTGATTAACACTCTTGCGATACTTCTATTCGTGCTGATATGTCTGGCTCCGTTTATTCATATAATTGCGATTTCCTTAAGCTCGTCGCGCGCTATTATGTCAGGCGATGTCAGTATTTATCCGGTGGAAATCAATTGGGGTGCTTACAAGCAGGTAGTTACGGACATGTCGATGATCCGTTCACTCGGCTTTACGATTTTGCTGACGGTTTTGTTCACCGTGTTGTGCATGGTGATGTCGATTGCGGCAGCGTACCCGCTGGCCAAAACCAAATTAAAAGGCCGCAAGGTTGTCATGTTTATTATCATCATCACGATGTTTTTCAGCGGCGGCATTATTCCGGAATACATGCTCGTGCGCAATCTGCACCTGCTCGACTCGATTTGGGCGCTTGTGCTGCCGGGACTAATCAGCCCGTTTTATCTGATTATTCTGATTACATTCATTCAAAATATTCCCGATTCGCTTGAAGAATCGGCGGAGATCGACGGCAGCTCGTATTTCCGTACGTTAATGAGCATTATCGTGCCGCTGTCGATGCCGGTTATCGCTACGCTAAGCTTGTTCTACGCGGTAGGCCGTTGGAACGGCTTTACCGATACGCTGATGTACATTACAAGCCCGGAGTTGTATCCGCTCCAATTAAAGCTGTACCAGCTCGTTCAAAACAACATGGTCACCGATTTGATCGCAGCGGAGGGCGCAAGCGGACGCCAAATGCTGCAGCCGGAAAGCCTGAAAGCGGCAAGCGTTATTTTCGCAACGGTACCGATCCTGATCGTGTATCCGTGGCTGCAGCGCTATTTCGTTAACGGCGTTATGCTTGGCGCGGTTAAGGGTTAA
- a CDS encoding sugar phosphate isomerase/epimerase family protein — MGKDKGQYSFSTCWNIKRHQTGSGMIEEIRELGFRYVELNYNVTNELLSTIEPMIERGEIGVSSVHNTFPHVADPDYGTDSVLLGFGDEEKRQRSIELLLRSAEYANRYGAKAVVVHPGEVPFDYNIDQELKKIYNEEGPESPAYGKLWSEMIERRESAAGHYLSRIGDSLEEACDRIEAKGLNVSIGIETRSRCYQMPTLREAKTVFDRLKGARVGLWYDFGHGMMMERMGLYDNARDMEAIKDHVVGIHIHETVGLSDHWCPYVHSGDMNYFDRFLPIIAAAPVKVYELKAACTPEEIELSHDRLLGKLAAFGG; from the coding sequence ATGGGGAAGGACAAAGGACAATATTCGTTCTCAACCTGCTGGAATATTAAAAGGCATCAAACGGGCAGCGGCATGATCGAAGAGATCCGGGAGCTTGGCTTCCGTTATGTCGAGCTGAACTATAACGTGACAAATGAACTGCTGTCGACGATAGAACCGATGATTGAACGGGGAGAAATCGGGGTGTCGAGCGTGCATAATACGTTCCCGCATGTGGCGGATCCCGATTACGGAACCGATTCGGTCCTGCTTGGCTTTGGCGACGAAGAGAAGCGTCAGCGTTCGATTGAGCTGCTGCTCCGCTCTGCCGAATATGCGAACCGTTATGGCGCGAAGGCGGTTGTGGTCCATCCGGGAGAGGTTCCGTTCGACTATAACATCGATCAGGAGCTCAAAAAGATCTACAACGAGGAAGGTCCCGAATCTCCGGCTTACGGCAAGCTGTGGAGCGAAATGATCGAACGACGGGAATCGGCAGCGGGCCATTATTTAAGCCGGATTGGCGACAGTCTCGAGGAAGCATGCGACCGGATCGAGGCCAAAGGCTTAAACGTATCCATCGGCATCGAAACGCGCTCGCGCTGCTATCAAATGCCGACGTTAAGAGAAGCAAAGACGGTCTTCGACCGGTTGAAGGGCGCCCGGGTCGGGTTATGGTACGATTTTGGCCATGGCATGATGATGGAACGGATGGGGCTGTACGATAACGCCCGCGACATGGAAGCGATTAAGGATCATGTCGTAGGCATTCATATTCACGAGACGGTGGGCTTGTCGGATCATTGGTGCCCTTACGTGCATAGCGGCGACATGAATTATTTTGACCGCTTCCTCCCGATTATCGCCGCCGCTCCCGTCAAGGTATACGAGCTGAAGGCGGCTTGCACGCCGGAAGAAATCGAGCTTAGCCATGACCGGCTGCTCGGGAAGCTTGCGGCATTCGGAGGCTAG